Proteins encoded within one genomic window of Oryza glaberrima chromosome 12, OglaRS2, whole genome shotgun sequence:
- the LOC127756655 gene encoding uncharacterized protein LOC127756655, whose amino-acid sequence MGDGHAADKPTPPPPRPVLLAGASGDAKLCRAAALSREEVIRRRRRGLLQLHSLYRAQLWALADELSARHAEYWWEHGSSPDAGNAVGGGAPPPPHPAVNGGGAAVEIAAARAGCSAANCGAKAMPFAAYCFDHILFDPKQLLYKPCAFVTNRSDMQNGVETCGKPVLTGITPSRCSDHDPKSQRLVIEALKKVGIELHLTSNGVPKLNLLICETVRQIQRKRKMQLNGAKNAPFHRSSD is encoded by the exons atGGGTGACGGCCACGCCGCCGATAaacccacgccgccgccgccgcggccggtcTTGCTCGCCGGCGCTTCGGGCGACGCCAAGCTCTGCCGCGCCGCGGCGCTGTCACGCGAGGAggtcatccgccgccgccggcgcggcctcCTGCAGCTCCACTCCCTCTACCGCGCCCAGCTCTGGGCGCTCGCCGACGAGCTCTCCGCGAGGCACGCCGAGTACTGGTGGGAGCACGGCTCCAGCCCCGACGCCGGGAATGCCGTTGGTGGCggcgctccccctcctcctcatccggctgtgaatggcggcggcgctgctgtcGAGATTGCGGCTGCCAGGGCGGGGTGCTCCGCGGCGAATTGCGGCGCCAAGGCGATGCCCTTCGCGGCCTACTGCTTCGATCACATCCTCTTCGACCCCAAGCAGCTGCTCTACAAGCCCTGCGCCTTCGTCACCAACCGAAG TGACATGCAAAATGGGGTAGAAACTTGTGGGAAACCTGTTCTGACAGGCATTACTCCATCACGATGTTCTGATCATGATCCAAAATCTCAGAGGCTCGTTATAGAAGCtttgaaaaaagttggaattgAACTGCACTTGACaagcaatggagtgccaaaactgAATCTATTGATTTGTGAAACAGTCCGCCAAATTCAGAGGAAAAGAAAGATGCAGTTGAATGGCGCAAAGAATGCGCCATTTCATAGATCGTCGGATTGA
- the LOC127756599 gene encoding protein NRT1/ PTR FAMILY 4.6-like — translation MALQVQGLVDWRGRPVDPRRHGGLKAVMFIYVLIVMTNMGNIPTMLNIVSYLHGTMHMGIADASTTAANFYGAICVFSFLGAFISDSYIKRFYTILIFAPIEILGYMLLACQAHFPSLHPPPCDAAAGQCAAVSGRNLSLLRLGLYVIPLGEGTLRVCGAALGGDQFDGGEVGGDDPAAAAAAEARGKASFFNWFAFCISLGGLVGLVLVVWVQNNEGWDLGFALAALMALVAMAVVLAGLPFYRHRVPTGSPLTRILQVFVAAFRKRNVTMPESLVEMHECSDGSTIELLDKTPDFKFLDKAAVDDGDRRRWSACTVTQVEEAKIILRMLPVFLTSVLGYVPIPLLLTFTVQQGGAMDTRLAGTSVPPASLFVVPIVFQMLILVAYDRAAVPWLRRATGYAAGVTHLQRVGLGFASSAAALALAAAVESRRRRCLGVAAPAMSVFWLTPQFFLLGVMDVTSFVGLLEFFYSEASAGMKSIGGAVFFCILGVASWLGGALIQAVNRATAGGAGHGGWLDGADLDASHLDRFYWLLAVFELVAFFLYLYSAWRYTYRHHPRVQPSMEDAKVSATATTTTKKAEV, via the exons ATGGCTCTGCAAGTGCAAGGCCTTGTGGACTGGAGGGGAAGACCGGTTGATCCCAGGAGGCATGGTGGTCTGAAGGCAGTAATGTTCATCTACG TCTTGATTGTGATGACCAACATGGGGAACATTCCCACTATGCTAAACATAGTGAGCTACCTGCATGGCACAATGCACATGGGCATCGCCGatgcctccaccaccgccgccaactTCTACGGTGCAATCTGTGTCTTCTCCTTCCTCGGCGCCTTCATCTCCGACTCCTACATCAAGCGCTTCTACACCATCCTCATCTTTGCTCCCATCGAAATTCTG GGATACATGCTGCTAGCATGCCAAGCGCACTTCCCGTCGCTGCACCCGCCGCcgtgcgacgccgccgccggccagtgCGCAGCGGTGAGCGGGCGGAACCTGAGCCTGCTCCGGCTGGGCCTGTACGTGATCCCGCTCGGCGAGGGCACGCTGCGGGTGTGCGGGGCGGCGCTGGGCGGCGACCagttcgacggcggcgaggtcggcggcgacgacccggcggcggcggcggcagcggaggcccGGGGGAAGGCGAGCTTCTTCAACTGGTTCGCCTTCTGCATCTCGCTGGGGGGGCTCGTGGGGCTCGTGCTCGTGGTGTGGGTGCAGAACAACGAAGGGTGGGACCTCGGATTCGCGCTCGCTGCGCTCATGGCGCtcgtcgccatggccgtcgtcctcgccggcctccccttcTACCGCCACCGCGTTCCCACCGGCAGCCCGCTCACCAGAATCCTCCAG GTTTTTGTGGCGGCGTTCAGGAAGAGGAACGTCACGATGCCGGAGAGCTTGGTGGAAATGCATGAGTGTTCTGACGGCTCGACCATCGAGCTGCTGGATAAAACTCCAGACTTCAA GTTCCTGGAcaaggcggcggtggacgacggcgaccggcggcgatggTCGGCGTGCACGGTGAcgcaggtggaggaggcgaagaTCATCCTCCGCATGCTCCCCGTCTTCCTCACCTCCGTCCTCGGCTACGTCCccatccctctcctcctcaccttcaCCGTGCAGCAGGGCGGCGCCATGGACACCCGCCTCGCCGGCACCAGCGTCCCGCCGGCGAGCCTCTTCGTCGTCCCCATCGTCTTCCAGATGCTCATCCTCGTCGCCTacgaccgcgccgccgtgccgtggcTCCGCCGCGCCACGGGCTACGCCGCGGGCGTCACCCACCTCCAGCGCGTCGGCCTCGGGTTCgcgtccagcgccgccgcgctcgcgctcgccgccgccgtggagtcgcgccgccgccgctgcctcggcGTCGCGGCGCCGGCCATGTCGGTGTTCTGGCTGACGCCGCAGTTCTTCCTCCTCGGCGTCATGGACGTCACCTCCTTCGTCGGCCTCCTCGAGTTCTTCTACAGCGAGGCGTCCGCCGGCATGAAGTCCATCGGCGGCGCCGTCTTCTTCTGCATCCTCGGCGTCGCGTCGTGGCTCGGCGGCGCCCTCATCCAGGCGGTcaaccgcgccaccgccggcggtgCCGGACACGGCGGTTGGCTCGACGGCGCCGACCTCGACGCCAGCCACCTCGACCGGTTCTACTGGCTGCTCGCTGTGTTCGAGCTCGTCGCCTTCTTCCTCTACCTCTACTCCGCATGGAGGTACACGTATAGGCATCATCCACGAGTTCAGCCATCAATGGAGGATGCCAAGGTATccgcgacagcgacgacgacgacgaagaaagCCGAGGTTTGA